One Ricinus communis isolate WT05 ecotype wild-type chromosome 1, ASM1957865v1, whole genome shotgun sequence DNA window includes the following coding sequences:
- the LOC8271821 gene encoding uncharacterized protein LOC8271821 isoform X2 produces MNGCGYQQKSSEGRSMVMVDSMSMVCPKPRRLGLLNPSLNDPFRPLRLPINHQTEMGDSKAGAELLDIILTKGGCGGERSSYQVPSSPPFYCGSPPSRASNPVIQDAQFGNEKIIPIPSSPGPLSPSARKGGGGCVRMTLGHKPAAVRIEGFDCLSRDRRNCSISAVA; encoded by the exons ATGAATGGATGTGGGTATCAACAAAAGAGCAGTGAGGGGAGGAGTATGGTGATGGTGGACTCTATGTCTATGGTTTGTCCTAAGCCTCGTCGATTGGGTCTTTTAAATCCTTCACTCAATGATCCTTTTAGACCCTTGAGATTGCCCATCAA TCACCAGACTGAGATGGGAGATTCTAAGGCTGGGGCTGAGCTCCTCGACATAATTCTCACTAAG GGAGGATGTGGTGGAGAAAGATCCAGTTACCAAGTGCCATCATCGCCGCCTTTTTATTGTGGATCACCACCAAGCAGGGCATCAAACCCTGTTATTCAAGATGCTCAATTTGGGAATGAGAAGATAATTCCTATTCCTTCGTCTCCTGGTCCACTATCACCATCAGCACGTAAAGGAGGAGGAGGGTGTGTCCGAATGACATTGGGGCACAAGCCTGCTGCTGTGAGGATTGAAGGGTTCGATTGTCTTAGCAGAGATAGGCGAAACTGCAGTATCTCTGCTGTGGCTTAA
- the LOC8271821 gene encoding uncharacterized protein LOC8271821 isoform X1, producing MSWHNQKMNGCGYQQKSSEGRSMVMVDSMSMVCPKPRRLGLLNPSLNDPFRPLRLPINHQTEMGDSKAGAELLDIILTKGGCGGERSSYQVPSSPPFYCGSPPSRASNPVIQDAQFGNEKIIPIPSSPGPLSPSARKGGGGCVRMTLGHKPAAVRIEGFDCLSRDRRNCSISAVA from the exons ATGTctt GGCATAATCAAAAAATGAATGGATGTGGGTATCAACAAAAGAGCAGTGAGGGGAGGAGTATGGTGATGGTGGACTCTATGTCTATGGTTTGTCCTAAGCCTCGTCGATTGGGTCTTTTAAATCCTTCACTCAATGATCCTTTTAGACCCTTGAGATTGCCCATCAA TCACCAGACTGAGATGGGAGATTCTAAGGCTGGGGCTGAGCTCCTCGACATAATTCTCACTAAG GGAGGATGTGGTGGAGAAAGATCCAGTTACCAAGTGCCATCATCGCCGCCTTTTTATTGTGGATCACCACCAAGCAGGGCATCAAACCCTGTTATTCAAGATGCTCAATTTGGGAATGAGAAGATAATTCCTATTCCTTCGTCTCCTGGTCCACTATCACCATCAGCACGTAAAGGAGGAGGAGGGTGTGTCCGAATGACATTGGGGCACAAGCCTGCTGCTGTGAGGATTGAAGGGTTCGATTGTCTTAGCAGAGATAGGCGAAACTGCAGTATCTCTGCTGTGGCTTAA